A window from Micromonospora terminaliae encodes these proteins:
- a CDS encoding SCO7613 C-terminal domain-containing membrane protein yields the protein MQTFRCASCGREIKPAVVCPHCGADQPQWAEHLAEIERSIAEMKARDAEIAREQRQIAAKMQAALFQRDILAHAGEERVKQATRPRRVLRRRPGRRPPTATTGAPPRVPRQGTSPTGPDDLPPPPPRSRPQWLDADDPEHPPEASSREVQNIPLGLGALLLGVAAVVFAAVATSSMDALARLGVLLVATVLMLLAPPVLARRGLTSTAETIAAVGLLLLPLAGYALWAVDRVGGSTSGAAFSGTIFLVTTVVAFGYAYWTGLRAPRFATVLAAQPVLPLLAYERITGPAGWALVLTVVAVADLALARSAVVLERPVRKDLPVTPPEPAPPRQRAADGRPESDPEESPEVLGGEPPAGAEPLAPARPVPWLRELTWLLHGAAVAVALAYAVTALLRAATVPAAAGAGAVLLLAALVGLAGTLVLRRPPLPDVGAGIVTLAVIGALGRVASVAFPGRSLLLIAAVIALTGLAVRGVPEAARRGPQLASAVALTVSGLVVAGGALRAGLAPVRAALPAWSADLSGWHAELAAAVGRTGWQLAASALLLTVAAVVALPVEIRREFAVVGAGLTALAVPASLGLGWAAACWPMLLTAVAIGVLGLSAGTERAAVAHSVTAAGLGLIGAGAALARPALTAAALTLLFLAGALVSLAPRVRIAAAAADTVCAWAAGGAAFALPGAVAAFVAATMPTPPVLTEANLREVTVPILAASFLGVCVTLGYAALVQVAQRHLSVPHALGTVLGAVAVAAAAFGAPGATTADAWVGGLLLVAAALLALAPRIDAGRRSDLSVDGSDLALAATTVALIATLVRIAAVLAPGGQLVVAAALVTVVAVAARAMPEEWRRGPVLGIAAGGTLIGLIAGWSALRGGVGVLATPGPIWAGDLSGWPAAPTGGSTWQAPVALALLAVAAGILLPSPWKYDVSGAAVVLATIGAPAAFDLPWWSPVLVGTMVATVFGMAAAAAADPRAALSRATVAGVVALHAAGAGLVRPWTTALALGSIALIGVTVAALARAIAPTQVEDVRTDGMPVHLVQVGGAAAGAALLALPGAVAALAAEYGRPPQVLLTAALAASSIGLAAVAAVRRQVPQYLPYASVAVVGGATISAAAALVTHLSAGVYAAAAALLGVLAELIRAATVPPVGSAQPVRRWSVLLDGALRRAPDDPAVRRWRVSPAAGALAAAALPTVLALATLAPALVVALVEPLQVVSRVWQGPPPGLLTPPPEAVDPTHVLTALLLTTTAALAAVGFSGGRRSRAVPVVLPGAAVTLLITPVALGRGWPVTALAGLAVFTVSMLGLALTPPPAIAEPARSIRVARVLVFAIGLAAGNAGLAGSLATRELTLFTLGGAVGVGTVAALFGTTQRARILGWLFASLMAQLFVLTLGLVVGLAAVWSAFGVLAVGAALQVFAATLPRLRRPEAYREAATVEWSGHAAALIALALAYDSPRHIAALLAAWGAVLGMAASRPGRRPVERNLLFWGVVICEISAWWILMRTADVALPEAYTLPFAALALLVGVLQLRHRPDLSSWVAYGPALVAAFVPTLAIVLATESSMLRQVLLLLGAVAVLIFGSMSQQQAPVIVGATVTAIAAVHALVSLGPWLVLIPVGFLLLVLGASNERRRRAQERLQTALRGMR from the coding sequence GTGCAGACCTTCAGGTGCGCCTCGTGCGGGCGGGAGATCAAGCCCGCCGTCGTCTGCCCGCACTGTGGGGCCGACCAGCCACAGTGGGCCGAGCACCTGGCCGAGATCGAGCGCTCGATCGCCGAGATGAAGGCCCGCGACGCCGAGATCGCCCGCGAGCAACGGCAGATCGCCGCCAAGATGCAGGCCGCCCTCTTCCAGCGGGACATCCTGGCGCACGCCGGTGAGGAGCGGGTCAAACAGGCCACCCGGCCCCGTCGTGTGCTGCGCCGCCGGCCCGGCCGCCGACCGCCGACCGCCACCACCGGCGCCCCGCCGCGGGTGCCCCGGCAGGGCACCTCGCCGACCGGTCCGGACGACCTCCCGCCGCCACCACCGCGCAGCCGCCCACAGTGGCTCGACGCCGACGATCCGGAGCACCCGCCGGAGGCGTCCTCGCGCGAGGTGCAGAACATCCCCCTCGGGCTCGGCGCGCTGCTGCTCGGCGTCGCGGCGGTGGTCTTCGCCGCCGTGGCCACCAGCTCGATGGACGCCCTGGCCCGGCTCGGGGTGCTGCTGGTCGCCACGGTGCTCATGCTGCTCGCGCCGCCGGTGCTGGCCCGCCGGGGGCTCACCTCGACCGCCGAGACGATCGCCGCGGTCGGCCTGTTGCTGCTGCCGCTGGCCGGGTACGCGCTCTGGGCCGTCGACCGGGTCGGCGGCAGCACCTCCGGGGCCGCCTTCTCCGGAACGATCTTCCTGGTCACCACCGTGGTCGCGTTCGGGTACGCCTACTGGACCGGGCTCCGGGCTCCCCGCTTCGCCACGGTGCTGGCCGCCCAGCCGGTGCTGCCGCTGCTCGCGTACGAGCGGATCACCGGGCCGGCCGGCTGGGCGCTCGTGCTCACCGTGGTGGCCGTGGCCGACCTCGCGCTGGCCCGCTCGGCGGTGGTGCTCGAGCGCCCGGTCCGAAAGGACCTGCCGGTCACGCCGCCCGAGCCGGCCCCGCCCCGGCAGCGCGCCGCCGACGGCCGGCCCGAGTCGGACCCGGAGGAGTCGCCCGAGGTGCTCGGCGGGGAGCCGCCCGCCGGCGCGGAGCCGCTCGCGCCGGCGCGTCCGGTGCCGTGGCTGCGCGAGCTGACCTGGCTGCTGCACGGGGCGGCGGTCGCCGTCGCCCTGGCGTACGCGGTCACCGCCCTGCTGCGCGCCGCCACCGTGCCGGCCGCCGCCGGGGCGGGAGCCGTCCTGCTGCTCGCCGCGCTCGTCGGGCTGGCCGGCACGCTGGTGCTGCGCCGGCCGCCGCTGCCGGACGTGGGCGCCGGCATCGTCACCCTCGCGGTGATCGGCGCGCTGGGCCGGGTGGCCTCGGTCGCCTTCCCCGGACGGTCGCTGCTGCTCATCGCGGCGGTCATCGCGCTGACCGGGCTCGCCGTCCGGGGCGTACCGGAGGCGGCCCGGCGGGGGCCGCAGCTCGCCTCGGCCGTGGCGCTCACGGTCAGCGGCCTGGTGGTGGCCGGCGGCGCGCTGCGCGCCGGACTGGCCCCGGTCCGCGCCGCGCTGCCCGCCTGGTCGGCGGACCTGAGCGGATGGCACGCCGAACTGGCGGCGGCGGTCGGCCGGACCGGCTGGCAGCTCGCGGCCAGCGCGCTGCTGCTCACCGTCGCCGCGGTGGTCGCCCTGCCGGTGGAGATCCGGCGGGAGTTCGCGGTGGTCGGCGCGGGGCTGACGGCGCTCGCCGTGCCCGCCTCGCTCGGGCTGGGCTGGGCGGCCGCCTGCTGGCCGATGCTGCTGACCGCGGTGGCCATCGGCGTGCTCGGGCTCAGCGCCGGCACCGAGCGCGCCGCGGTGGCCCACTCGGTGACGGCCGCCGGGCTGGGGCTGATCGGGGCCGGGGCCGCGCTCGCCCGGCCCGCCCTGACGGCCGCCGCGCTGACCCTCCTGTTCCTGGCCGGAGCGCTGGTCTCGCTGGCGCCCCGGGTCCGGATCGCCGCGGCCGCCGCGGACACCGTCTGCGCCTGGGCGGCCGGCGGTGCCGCGTTCGCGCTCCCCGGCGCCGTGGCCGCGTTCGTCGCCGCCACGATGCCGACCCCGCCGGTCCTCACCGAGGCGAACCTGCGCGAGGTCACCGTCCCGATCCTCGCGGCGAGCTTCCTGGGCGTCTGCGTCACGCTCGGCTACGCCGCGCTCGTCCAGGTCGCGCAGCGGCACCTCAGCGTGCCGCACGCGCTCGGCACCGTGCTGGGCGCGGTGGCGGTCGCGGCGGCCGCGTTCGGCGCGCCCGGCGCCACCACCGCCGACGCCTGGGTGGGCGGGCTGCTGCTGGTCGCCGCCGCGCTGTTGGCGCTGGCCCCCCGGATCGACGCGGGACGCCGCTCCGACCTGTCCGTCGACGGGTCCGACCTCGCCCTCGCCGCCACCACGGTGGCGCTCATCGCCACCCTGGTCCGGATCGCCGCCGTGCTGGCCCCCGGCGGCCAGCTCGTGGTGGCCGCCGCGCTGGTGACGGTGGTCGCCGTCGCCGCCCGGGCGATGCCCGAGGAGTGGCGGCGCGGGCCGGTCCTCGGCATCGCGGCCGGCGGCACCCTGATCGGCCTGATCGCGGGCTGGAGCGCGCTGCGCGGCGGGGTCGGCGTGCTGGCCACACCGGGCCCCATCTGGGCCGGCGACCTGAGCGGCTGGCCGGCCGCGCCGACCGGCGGTTCCACCTGGCAGGCGCCGGTCGCGCTGGCGCTGCTGGCCGTGGCGGCCGGCATCCTGCTGCCGTCACCCTGGAAGTACGACGTCTCCGGGGCGGCCGTCGTGCTCGCCACCATCGGCGCGCCGGCCGCGTTCGACCTGCCCTGGTGGTCGCCGGTGCTCGTGGGCACCATGGTCGCCACCGTGTTCGGGATGGCGGCGGCCGCCGCGGCCGACCCGCGGGCGGCGCTGTCCCGGGCCACGGTGGCCGGGGTGGTCGCCCTGCACGCCGCCGGCGCCGGCCTGGTCCGCCCGTGGACCACCGCGCTGGCGCTCGGCAGCATCGCGCTCATCGGCGTGACGGTCGCCGCGCTGGCCCGCGCGATCGCCCCGACGCAGGTGGAGGACGTCCGCACCGACGGGATGCCCGTGCACCTCGTGCAGGTCGGCGGCGCGGCGGCCGGCGCCGCCCTGCTCGCGCTGCCCGGGGCGGTGGCCGCCCTGGCCGCCGAGTACGGCCGCCCCCCGCAGGTGCTGCTCACAGCCGCGCTGGCCGCGTCGAGCATCGGCCTGGCGGCCGTGGCGGCGGTCCGCCGGCAGGTGCCGCAGTACCTCCCGTACGCGAGCGTGGCCGTGGTGGGCGGCGCGACGATCAGCGCGGCCGCGGCCCTGGTCACCCACCTCTCCGCCGGGGTGTACGCCGCGGCGGCGGCGCTGCTCGGCGTGCTCGCCGAGCTGATCCGGGCCGCCACCGTGCCGCCGGTCGGCTCGGCCCAGCCGGTGCGGCGCTGGTCGGTGCTGCTCGACGGGGCGCTGCGCCGTGCCCCGGACGACCCGGCCGTGCGGCGCTGGCGGGTGAGCCCGGCGGCCGGTGCGCTCGCCGCGGCGGCGCTGCCCACCGTCCTGGCCCTGGCCACCCTGGCACCGGCACTCGTGGTGGCGCTGGTCGAGCCGCTCCAGGTGGTGTCCCGGGTCTGGCAGGGTCCCCCGCCGGGGCTGCTCACCCCGCCACCCGAGGCGGTGGACCCGACGCACGTGCTGACCGCGCTGCTGCTCACCACGACGGCGGCGCTCGCCGCGGTCGGGTTCAGCGGCGGCCGGCGCTCCCGGGCCGTGCCGGTGGTCCTGCCCGGGGCGGCGGTCACGTTGCTGATCACCCCGGTGGCGCTCGGCCGTGGCTGGCCGGTGACCGCGCTGGCCGGCCTGGCCGTGTTCACCGTCTCGATGCTGGGGCTGGCGCTCACCCCGCCACCCGCGATCGCCGAGCCGGCCCGCTCGATCCGGGTCGCCCGGGTGCTCGTGTTCGCCATCGGGCTGGCCGCCGGCAACGCCGGACTCGCCGGCAGCCTCGCCACCCGGGAGCTGACCCTGTTCACGCTGGGCGGCGCCGTCGGCGTGGGCACCGTCGCGGCGCTCTTCGGCACCACCCAGCGGGCCCGCATCCTCGGCTGGCTGTTCGCCTCGCTGATGGCTCAGCTCTTCGTGCTCACCCTCGGCCTGGTGGTCGGCCTCGCCGCGGTGTGGTCCGCGTTCGGGGTACTGGCCGTCGGCGCGGCGCTCCAGGTCTTCGCCGCCACCCTGCCCCGGCTGCGCCGGCCCGAGGCGTACCGCGAGGCGGCCACCGTGGAGTGGAGCGGCCACGCCGCGGCGCTCATCGCGCTGGCCCTGGCGTACGACTCGCCCCGGCACATCGCCGCGCTGCTGGCCGCCTGGGGCGCCGTCCTCGGCATGGCGGCCAGCCGCCCGGGCCGCCGGCCGGTGGAGCGGAACCTGCTGTTCTGGGGCGTGGTGATCTGCGAGATCAGCGCCTGGTGGATCCTCATGCGGACGGCCGACGTGGCGCTGCCCGAGGCCTACACGCTGCCGTTCGCGGCGCTCGCCCTGCTGGTCGGGGTGCTGCAACTGCGCCACCGGCCCGACCTGTCGAGCTGGGTGGCGTACGGGCCGGCGCTGGTCGCGGCATTCGTGCCGACGCTGGCGATCGTGCTGGCCACCGAGTCCAGCATGCTGCGCCAGGTGCTGCTGCTGCTCGGCGCCGTCGCGGTGCTGATCTTCGGCTCGATGAGCCAGCAGCAGGCGCCGGTGATCGTGGGCGCCACGGTGACCGCGATCGCCGCGGTGCACGCGCTGGTCAGCCTCGGCCCCTGGCTGGTGCTGATCCCGGTCGGCTTCCTCCTGCTGGTGCTCGGCGCGAGCAACGAGCGCCGCCGCCGCGCCCAGGAACGCCTGCAGACGGCGCTGCGCGGGATGAGATGA
- a CDS encoding UDP-glucose dehydrogenase family protein has product MTIPYPNTQPMPAIAAVTPPSGAARPRVTFLGTGYLGATYAICYAELGYEVLGFDVDEDKIAKLNAGEVPIHEPGLDELLRRNLAAGRLRFSTDIRETAEFGDVHFICVGTPQRADGMGADLSYVEASVTSLAQHLTRKALIVGKSTVPVGTAEWVEQLVGKHSPADLGVEVAWSPEFLQEGFAVDDVLRPNRIVVGVKSEWANGMLYAAHKGVFDLAATEDREVPLVVTDFATAELVKVAANAFLATKISFINAMAEVCEAAGGDVTQLARSIGYDPRIGNRFLQAGLGFGGACLPKDIRAFQARAQELGAGEALRFLHEVDLINLRRRTRVIQLAADLLGRRSGPAGPDLSGTRIAVLGATFKPNTDDVRDAPALAVAALLGKAGADVRVFDPEGVENARRAVPELTYETSMNDAVRDADLVCVLTEWAEFRNADPVALGELVSGRKVVDGRNCLDSTLWTQAGWEYRGMGRP; this is encoded by the coding sequence GTGACGATCCCGTACCCGAACACCCAGCCGATGCCCGCCATCGCCGCGGTGACGCCGCCCTCGGGCGCGGCCCGACCCCGGGTGACCTTCCTGGGCACCGGCTACCTAGGCGCGACGTACGCCATCTGCTACGCCGAGCTGGGCTATGAGGTGCTCGGCTTCGACGTCGACGAGGACAAGATCGCGAAGCTCAACGCCGGCGAGGTGCCGATCCACGAGCCCGGCCTGGACGAGCTGCTCCGCCGCAACCTGGCCGCCGGCCGGCTGCGCTTCAGCACCGACATCCGGGAGACCGCCGAGTTCGGCGACGTGCACTTCATCTGTGTCGGCACCCCCCAGCGGGCCGACGGGATGGGCGCCGACCTGTCCTACGTCGAGGCGTCGGTGACCAGCCTCGCCCAGCACCTGACCCGCAAGGCGCTGATCGTCGGCAAGTCGACCGTGCCGGTCGGCACCGCCGAGTGGGTGGAGCAGCTGGTCGGCAAGCACAGCCCGGCCGACCTGGGCGTCGAGGTGGCCTGGAGCCCCGAGTTCCTCCAGGAGGGCTTCGCCGTCGACGACGTGCTGCGACCCAACCGCATCGTGGTCGGGGTCAAGAGCGAGTGGGCCAACGGCATGCTCTACGCCGCCCACAAGGGCGTCTTCGACCTGGCCGCCACCGAGGACCGCGAGGTGCCGCTGGTGGTCACCGACTTCGCCACCGCGGAGCTGGTCAAGGTCGCCGCGAACGCCTTCCTGGCCACCAAGATCTCCTTCATCAACGCCATGGCCGAGGTCTGCGAGGCCGCCGGCGGCGACGTCACCCAGCTCGCCCGCTCGATCGGCTACGACCCCCGGATCGGCAACCGCTTCCTCCAGGCCGGCCTCGGCTTCGGCGGCGCCTGCCTGCCCAAGGACATCCGGGCGTTCCAGGCCCGCGCCCAGGAGCTCGGCGCCGGTGAGGCGCTGCGCTTCCTGCACGAGGTGGATCTGATCAACCTGCGCCGGCGGACCCGGGTCATCCAGCTCGCCGCCGACCTGCTCGGCCGCCGCTCGGGCCCGGCCGGCCCCGACCTCTCCGGCACCCGGATCGCCGTGCTCGGCGCCACCTTCAAGCCGAACACCGACGACGTCCGGGACGCCCCGGCCCTCGCCGTCGCCGCGCTGCTCGGCAAGGCCGGCGCCGACGTGCGCGTCTTCGACCCGGAGGGTGTGGAGAACGCCCGCCGGGCCGTGCCGGAGCTGACCTACGAGACGAGCATGAACGACGCCGTCCGGGACGCCGACCTGGTCTGCGTCCTCACCGAGTGGGCCGAGTTCCGCAACGCCGACCCGGTCGCCCTGGGCGAACTGGTCAGCGGCCGCAAGGTGGTCGACGGCCGCAACTGCCTGGACTCCACACTGTGGACGCAGGCCGGGTGGGAGTACCGCGGCATGGGCCGCCCCTGA
- a CDS encoding acyl-CoA dehydrogenase family protein, whose amino-acid sequence MPAEQSFDVYRLPEEHEAIREAVREVCAAKVAPHAAEADETGEFPKASYDALRAADFHAPHIPVEYGGAGADALATAIVIEEVARACASSSLIPAVNKLGTMPLILAGSEELKRKYLTPVAAGDAMFSYCLSEPEAGSDAASMTTRAVRDGDHWVLNGVKRWITNAGVSEYYTVFAVTDPTARSKGISAFVVEKSDAGVSFGAPEKKLGIKGSPTREVYFDNVRIPADRMIGAEGTGFATAMRTLDHTRVTIAAQAVGIAQGALDYAKGYIQERKQFGKPVAAFQGIQFMVADMGMKLEAARQLTYTAAGKSERGDADLTYFGAAAKCFASDAAMEITTDAVQLLGGYGYTRDYPVERMMRDAKITQIYEGTNQVQRIVMARQLLKG is encoded by the coding sequence ATGCCCGCAGAGCAGTCGTTCGACGTCTACCGGTTGCCCGAGGAGCACGAGGCGATCCGGGAGGCGGTCCGGGAGGTCTGTGCGGCGAAGGTTGCTCCGCACGCGGCTGAGGCGGATGAGACCGGTGAGTTCCCGAAGGCGTCCTACGACGCGCTGCGGGCTGCCGACTTCCACGCCCCGCACATCCCGGTCGAGTACGGCGGCGCCGGCGCGGACGCGCTGGCCACGGCCATCGTGATCGAGGAGGTGGCCCGCGCCTGCGCCTCGTCCTCGCTGATCCCGGCCGTGAACAAGCTGGGCACCATGCCGCTGATCCTGGCCGGCTCGGAGGAGCTGAAGCGGAAGTACCTGACCCCGGTGGCGGCCGGCGACGCCATGTTCTCCTACTGCCTCTCCGAGCCGGAGGCGGGCAGCGACGCCGCCTCGATGACCACCAGGGCGGTCCGGGACGGCGACCACTGGGTGCTCAACGGCGTGAAGCGGTGGATCACCAACGCGGGCGTCTCGGAGTACTACACGGTCTTCGCTGTGACCGATCCCACAGCCCGCTCGAAGGGCATCTCGGCCTTCGTGGTGGAGAAGTCGGACGCCGGGGTGAGCTTCGGCGCGCCGGAGAAGAAGCTCGGCATCAAGGGCTCCCCGACCCGCGAGGTCTACTTCGACAACGTCCGGATCCCGGCGGACCGCATGATCGGCGCCGAGGGCACCGGCTTCGCCACCGCGATGCGGACCCTGGACCACACCCGGGTCACCATCGCCGCCCAGGCGGTCGGCATCGCGCAGGGCGCGCTGGACTACGCCAAGGGCTACATCCAGGAGCGCAAGCAGTTCGGCAAGCCGGTCGCCGCCTTCCAGGGCATCCAGTTCATGGTCGCCGACATGGGCATGAAGCTGGAGGCCGCCCGGCAGCTCACCTACACGGCCGCCGGCAAGTCCGAGCGGGGCGACGCCGACCTGACCTACTTCGGCGCGGCGGCCAAGTGCTTCGCCTCGGACGCCGCCATGGAGATCACCACCGACGCGGTGCAGCTGCTCGGCGGCTACGGCTACACCCGGGACTACCCGGTCGAGCGGATGATGCGGGACGCCAAGATCACCCAGATCTACGAGGGCACGAACCAGGTGCAGCGGATCGTCATGGCGCGCCAGCTGCTCAAGGGCTGA
- a CDS encoding acyl-CoA thioesterase, with protein sequence MTDHPSAPAGKPTSYSRVTLSRIMTAVDVNLYGTVHGGVLMKFVDDVAGAAAARHSGGTAVTASIDEIVFSEPVRVGDLVHAHAQVNWTGNTSMEVGVKVVAERWDSAEDEPVRVATAYLVFVGVDVGGAPRPVRPVLPETPEDERRYREAEIRRAHRLARRRAIQAHRAG encoded by the coding sequence ATGACAGATCACCCCTCCGCCCCGGCGGGCAAGCCGACCTCGTACTCGCGCGTCACGCTGAGTCGCATCATGACCGCTGTCGATGTCAATCTGTACGGAACCGTGCACGGTGGGGTACTGATGAAGTTCGTCGACGACGTGGCCGGTGCGGCGGCGGCCCGGCACAGCGGCGGCACCGCGGTGACCGCCTCGATCGACGAGATCGTCTTCTCGGAGCCGGTCCGCGTGGGCGACCTGGTGCACGCGCACGCCCAGGTCAACTGGACCGGCAACACCTCCATGGAGGTCGGCGTGAAGGTGGTCGCCGAGCGCTGGGACTCCGCCGAGGACGAGCCCGTCCGGGTCGCCACGGCGTACCTCGTGTTCGTGGGTGTGGACGTGGGCGGCGCGCCGCGGCCGGTCCGGCCGGTGCTGCCGGAGACGCCGGAGGACGAGCGGCGCTACCGGGAGGCGGAGATTCGCCGGGCCCACCGCCTGGCCCGCCGCCGGGCGATCCAGGCCCACCGGGCCGGCTGA
- a CDS encoding acetoacetate--CoA ligase, which yields MGDVLWTPPADVRERSRVGDYLRWLAEHRGLEFADYDALWQWSVTDLDAFWRSIWDYFEVVAHTPPTATLTGRTMPGTRWFPGATLNYAENVLRMPGRGDDDPVVIAHGQTRAPETLTAAQLRDQVRRVAAGLRRLGVGEGDRVAAYAPNIPETYVLLLATASLGAIFSSCAPEFGTRSVTDRWQQIEPTVLVAVDGYRYGDKPVDRRAEVAAIRAALPSLRHTVAIPYLDPAGPPPEGALAWAELAAATDEPLTFTPVAFDHPLYVLYSSGTTGLPKPIVHGHGGILLEHLKMLALHHDLGPADRFFWFTTTGWMMWNFLVSGPAVGAAIVLFDGNPGHPDLGALWRLAAETGTTYFGTSAPFLLACRKAGLVPKEIADLSALRGVGSTGAPLPAEGFTWVYETVGDRLQLQSLSGGTDVCTGFVGGVPLLPVHAGEITCRALGAKVEARSADGTPVIGQLGELVITEPMPSMPVGFWNDTDGSRYREAYFEVYPGVWRHGDWITVNERGGCVITGRSDATLNRGGVRLGTAEFYSVVEGLDEVVDSVVVHLEDDEGGAGELLLFVVLAEGLELDDDLRRKICRELRTALSPRHVPDEIHQVRAVPRTLSAKKLEVPVKKILTGTPVDHAAAKGALANPESLTAFAAFAQRRAESNHPTPA from the coding sequence GTGGGTGACGTGCTGTGGACGCCGCCGGCCGACGTGCGTGAGCGGTCCCGGGTCGGCGACTACCTGCGCTGGCTGGCCGAGCACCGGGGGCTGGAGTTCGCCGACTACGACGCGCTGTGGCAGTGGTCGGTGACCGACCTGGACGCCTTCTGGCGGTCGATCTGGGACTACTTCGAGGTGGTGGCGCACACCCCGCCGACCGCCACGCTCACCGGCCGGACCATGCCCGGCACCCGCTGGTTCCCCGGCGCCACCCTCAACTACGCCGAGAACGTGCTGCGGATGCCCGGCCGGGGCGACGACGACCCGGTGGTCATCGCGCACGGGCAGACCCGCGCGCCGGAGACGCTGACCGCCGCGCAGTTGCGGGACCAGGTCCGCCGGGTGGCGGCCGGCCTGCGCCGGCTCGGCGTGGGGGAGGGCGACCGGGTGGCGGCGTACGCGCCGAACATCCCGGAGACCTACGTCCTGCTGCTGGCCACCGCCAGCCTCGGCGCGATCTTCTCCTCCTGCGCGCCCGAGTTCGGCACCCGCAGCGTGACCGACCGCTGGCAGCAGATCGAGCCCACGGTGCTGGTGGCGGTCGACGGCTACCGCTACGGCGACAAGCCGGTCGACCGGCGCGCGGAGGTGGCCGCCATCCGGGCCGCCCTGCCGTCGCTGCGGCACACCGTCGCCATCCCGTACCTCGACCCGGCCGGCCCGCCCCCAGAGGGCGCGCTCGCCTGGGCGGAGCTGGCGGCGGCGACCGACGAGCCGTTGACCTTCACCCCGGTGGCGTTCGACCACCCGCTCTACGTGCTCTACTCCTCGGGCACCACGGGGCTGCCCAAGCCGATCGTGCACGGCCACGGCGGCATCCTGCTGGAGCACCTGAAGATGCTGGCCCTGCACCACGACCTGGGCCCGGCGGACCGGTTCTTCTGGTTCACCACCACCGGCTGGATGATGTGGAACTTCCTGGTCTCCGGTCCGGCGGTGGGCGCGGCCATCGTGCTCTTCGACGGCAACCCGGGCCACCCCGACCTGGGCGCGCTCTGGCGGCTGGCGGCGGAGACCGGCACCACCTACTTCGGCACCTCCGCGCCGTTCCTGCTCGCCTGCCGCAAGGCCGGGCTGGTCCCGAAGGAGATCGCCGACCTGTCCGCGCTGCGCGGGGTCGGCTCGACCGGCGCGCCGCTGCCCGCCGAGGGCTTCACCTGGGTCTACGAGACCGTCGGCGACCGCCTCCAGCTCCAGTCGCTCTCCGGCGGCACCGACGTCTGCACCGGTTTCGTCGGCGGCGTGCCGCTGCTGCCCGTGCACGCCGGGGAGATCACCTGCCGGGCCCTCGGCGCGAAGGTCGAGGCGCGCTCGGCCGACGGCACGCCGGTGATCGGCCAGCTCGGTGAGCTGGTGATCACCGAGCCGATGCCGAGCATGCCGGTGGGCTTCTGGAACGACACCGACGGGTCCCGCTACCGGGAGGCGTACTTCGAGGTCTATCCGGGCGTCTGGCGGCACGGCGACTGGATCACCGTGAACGAGCGCGGCGGCTGCGTGATCACCGGCCGGTCCGACGCCACCCTCAACCGGGGCGGCGTCCGGCTCGGCACGGCCGAGTTCTACTCGGTGGTCGAGGGGCTCGACGAGGTGGTCGACTCCGTGGTGGTGCACCTCGAGGACGACGAGGGCGGTGCCGGCGAGCTGCTGCTCTTCGTGGTGCTCGCCGAGGGCCTGGAGCTGGACGACGACCTGCGGCGCAAGATCTGCCGGGAGCTGCGGACCGCGCTGTCGCCGCGGCACGTCCCCGACGAGATCCACCAGGTCCGGGCCGTCCCGCGCACCCTCTCGGCGAAGAAGCTCGAGGTGCCGGTCAAGAAGATCCTCACGGGCACCCCGGTGGACCACGCCGCGGCCAAGGGGGCCCTGGCCAACCCGGAGTCGCTGACCGCCTTCGCCGCCTTCGCCCAGCGCCGCGCCGAGTCGAACCACCCGACCCCCGCCTGA
- a CDS encoding TIGR03089 family protein has protein sequence MADNIARVFADAIAPDPARPLLTWYDDASGERTELSGATLANWVAKTANLLVDEAALAPGDTAAVLLPPHWQTAAVLLGCWSAKLTVAEAPGDVDVLFAAAGRVDEAGDWPAGERYALGLDPFALPLRQVPAGFADFVSAVRGHGDHFTPYPEGGEDDAALLARAEARAAELCLTPGDRLLVDTDRFPDPADWLLAPLTAGATLVACANLNPTHVDARTATEKVTRALT, from the coding sequence ATGGCCGACAACATTGCCCGGGTGTTCGCCGACGCGATCGCGCCCGACCCCGCCCGCCCGCTGCTGACCTGGTACGACGACGCCAGCGGCGAGCGCACCGAACTGTCCGGCGCGACGCTGGCGAACTGGGTGGCCAAGACGGCCAACCTGCTCGTCGACGAGGCCGCCCTCGCCCCCGGCGACACGGCCGCGGTGCTGCTGCCGCCGCACTGGCAGACCGCCGCCGTGCTGCTCGGCTGCTGGTCGGCGAAGCTGACCGTGGCCGAAGCGCCGGGCGACGTGGACGTGCTCTTCGCCGCCGCCGGCCGGGTCGACGAGGCGGGCGACTGGCCGGCCGGCGAGCGCTACGCGCTGGGCCTCGACCCGTTCGCGCTGCCCCTGCGGCAGGTGCCGGCCGGCTTCGCCGACTTCGTCTCGGCGGTACGCGGGCACGGCGACCACTTCACCCCGTACCCCGAGGGTGGCGAGGACGACGCGGCGCTGCTGGCCCGCGCGGAGGCCCGCGCCGCGGAGCTGTGCCTCACCCCCGGCGACCGGCTCCTGGTGGACACGGACAGGTTCCCCGACCCGGCCGACTGGCTCCTGGCCCCCCTGACGGCCGGCGCCACCCTGGTCGCCTGCGCCAACCTGAACCCGACCCACGTAGATGCCCGCACGGCGACGGAAAAGGTTACCCGCGCCCTCACCTGA